The nucleotide window aaaaaaaaaagcaaaatgaccatGCTGGGGGACCTGGTTTTGTTCTTGGCAGCTCCCACTGGGAGGCCCCCCTGGGTAGGGCACAGCcagagtgggtgggtggggggcagctGGGCACCTCTGACAGGGAAGAGGGTTGTCCTGCCACAGAAATGCCCAGAGACCCTGGACTGACTGGAGGAAGCCTGGCTGTGCCGCAAAGAGGCGTCTGGGCttagggtccagccccagctctcCAGGGACCCCCTTTCACCACCACCAGCGGGCACCTCGCTCTAGATCCATCCCCAGCCGCCCGCCCAGCCGCTGAGAAAGATAGGGAGGGGAAGGGCCGGGTAGCGGGATCAGGCAGGCGGGAGCCAGAGCAGCTGGCCAGCGCTGCAGGCGCTGCGCGGAGGCTTCAGGGACGCCAGGCTCTGGCCTCCACTCCTCCCCGCACTTACCGGGCACCTCGGAGCCCGCTGCTATCGCTCTTCTCTGCCAGGCTGCGCCGGGATAAAGGGCAGaggggggaagaaagaaaaggagggggaggggaaacgGAGAAATAAAGTTTTCTGAGATGATAATTTCCGCGGGAAGGGGTGAGGAAAGGAACAGGGCAAAGAAAGTAAGGACGCAGGAGGCTGTCGGGGAGAGCCGGTGCGGGGAGGATCCCCGGAAGCCGCCGGGCGCCTTCCCCAATCGGCCTCTAGGAAGGTTGGCGGCGGCGGCCCGTCCAACCAGCACAGTCTCCCTCGAACTCGCTAGATTCGGGGGTCGCAAGAGGGGACCCGCGCGCCCTACGCGCCCGACCCGCCCGGGGCCTCCCCCAGCCCCGGGCGCGGGCTGCAGCGGAGCCACTGTCGCGAGGCCCGCGTGTCTGTCTCGGCGTCTGTCCCCAAGGGCAGGCGCCAGCTGTCTGCGTGGGACCCGTGCTGGCGTGGAGGACTGCCGGCGtggggaggattttttttttccttcccggGCCTCGGAGGGTCGCGAGGAGCCCGCAGGCGGCGGGGAGTGGTGGGAACCGCAAGGAGCCTCCGGTCCGCAAAGCGCCGCCGGGGAGGGACGAGCCGAAGGACGTCGGGAACCGGTCGCTTTCCCCGAGCATCTGGGCGCCGGGTCTGCGTTGAGGCGGCGGGCCGGGACTTGCCTGCTGGACGAGCCCGCCCTAAGGCTCCCGAGGTCCCGCGCTCCTCCCGCGCGCTGCCCGCTCTGCCCGGCTTTCGCCTGCGTGCGCCCGGGCTGGTAGGTGCTCCGAAGATGGGTGGCGCAGGGAGTTACAATGTCTGCGACGGCATCAGTGTGGATGAGAGATGGGGATGTCTGTGTATCTGTGCGTCAGTGTGTCACTAGGACTGTGTCGTGGGACTGCCAGCTTCTCAGAGACGCACTTGGCCACTCTACACCGGCCTGAGCCACCGCGTTGTTCTGGAGGCACTGTGATGACATCGGTCGCTGggttgtgtctgtgtctgtgctcTGGGGAAAGAAAACCGGTGCTTTGGAGTTTGCAACCCTCCCCAGCCTCCAAGGCTTTTCTGGCAGAGTCCAGGTGACTCTAGAGGTGGAGGGTGCCAGTCTGCTTGGGACCATTCCAAAGAGAGTCAAGTCAAGTCAAGTCTCCACCCCACGGAGTCCTGAGGATCCCGCCTGGTCCCACAGGGACACCTTTTCTGGTTTCTTCCAGAACTCCACCTGCCAGACCTTTTTTTGCCCTAAAGGGACAAGTGGGTACGCTTGTCCAAGTGGGGCACACTCTTACTCTGTGGATGTGCACTTGTGCACGCAGTTACCCAACTAATCATAGCCCTTTGCTCCTTCTGCTGAGCGCACGCGGGCAGTCACCCCACTGCCAGACTTCCATTCTCCCCTCAGCCAAAGCCTTCCCTGCCATGTACCTCTTTAGGTTGGTGAATGAACTGGGCCTTGGAATTTAACCCGAGCTAGGATCTTCGACTTCTGTCCTACTAAACAACACCACAGCACTGCTAAATGTAAATTACTGCTGGTATTTGCATCCTTACTGTAGGGATTTTTGCCCTTCTTATACCCTGGCTACCAATCCCAAATCTCCAGGGACTGGGCCAAAATCTATTCCCTGGTAGTTTCACCCTCTCCTTGGCTCTTTCCAGCTCTAGTCCCTGGCTGGGGTTCTACTTTCTGGGATTCCTGCATCTCCCCATTCAAGTACTAAAGCTCCACCTTAGGACCCGAGACTAGAAGGCTGAGTCTTCCGAATTGCAGATGCTGTGTCTAAGGAGatcagaaatcccatggaagcTGCTGTTGCCAAAGCAGCAAGAGAATTCTTCTGGAGGTAGTGGGAGGGCGGTGGTTACTACCCAGAATTATAGATGGGGTTCTAAGACGGCTGAGAGGGGCTTGGGACAACCTAGGCAGGTGACCTTGCCTTCTCTAAGAGTCTGGGTAAGGACAGGTTCTGGGACCACCTCCCAGTGAAGGACTTAGGGTCAGAGTCGCTGGCCTAGAATGATGCCCCAACCCCCTCCAACCCCTGGTTTAGGGAGTCATTGAAATCCTGTTTCAGTCCTTCTGGGGGCTGACCACTCCAGGCCCAAGTGGCAGCAAACAGGTTTGCAGGGACAGGCTTCCTGTCTGAAGGGTCTTCCACCCCAAGACCTCATACTAGATTCCACTTGCTTCCAAAGGCCCTGCGGGGAGAAGGGGCTGGGCCTCCACTTAGAGCAGGCATTCTAGGGCAAATCTGGTTGCCCCCAGCCGATGCACCAGGCTGGACATGGCAGGGCCAGCGAGCCTGATTGCCAGAAATACCCTGTTTCCCCATCAGGGTGACAACTCCCAGCTTCCTGGTTTTGGCCAACCTCAGAACCAGTAGGCTAGCAGGCCAATCCTGGTGCCCAAGCCTGAAAGCTCCGCCAAAGTGGCATGGGCCCCCTCTCTGCTCACGAACACCGGCTCCTGACCGGTGTCTATACCTAGGGTGAGAAGCAGAAAACACATTTAAGGCTcaggtacacacacactcacacactcaacAGAGAGGTCTGCCCAGACTTGGGCTGTTTCTCCACCGGCCAAGGAAGGGGTGAGAGTGCCCCTCAAATTGGATCAACTCTTGAAGAGGCAAGAGAAGAAAAGTCAGGCGAACGCAGAATCCTCTAAATAAACACCATTTCCATGGTTTTAATAAGCAAAATAGGAAACCATTTTAATaaccaaaaaacagaaaccagTCTGAATAAAACTACAATAGACtaggttttaatattttcatatcataAGCAGGGTTTGAAATTGATCCCTTATTgtacatgaaataaaaacaatttctgtTGTGGCAAATTTGATTTCAACACAGTTGAATCTGTAAAAACCGAAGCTCGTTTCCAATGCAGGACAAATATCCACAATATTTAAAACTGCAAGCACCATGCGGTTCATACAATCTTGTTATTACTGTTAATTTATCAACTAATACAAACTCAAAAATGCATCCGGCCAGCAGCGCCAGCAATTTCAAATGAGAACTAAAAAATACGCTTCCATTTTGGTATTTTTGTCAGTGCAACTTAAATCCTCTTACTGACCTGCAGGggagaaaaaaagtaataataaagaaaaacacccagATCTTCCCTGTAACTACTATACAActgaaggggtgggggagggggtaacACCACCAATAACTCGCCCGCCATCTCCAAAGCAGGGAAAGAAAACACACGTAACATATAGATCTAAAGAACGCACTTGAAAGTTGCAAAATGTCTTGCCAGTGTTGGGGTTTCTGGTACTTTCTGAGTGTGGCAGTAGGTTCAACATAAGTTGGGCTGTCCGGGCTGGTGAAGCCGATAGCCCTAGGAGCTCTTTGGCCCCAGCAATGAGTGCCGGCCTGGAGGGTTTCGTGGGGACCCTGGGAGTGATTCTGGTTGCACTAAAAAGCAAACAAGACCtgctttccctccttttcttgtTAGGGGTGTCAATTGAGCCCTAAGACCAGCTGACAGGAAGGCACTCCTGTACCTCCCGAGTGTGAAACTCTGCACACCCTGGTACTCAGCAACTGCCCTGCCCTGGCACTCAGGAACTGGGACCCCAGTCCTCCTTCTCCCatcaaaaacaaaattgaaaacaaactcGGAGGAAGAGAGGAccaaagggggtgggggagggggagacaacATGCAACTTCCAAGGGTGCCCCAAGACAAAGTTGTTTTCTGATGCAAATACCCAGAACTTTTTTttacttacaaaagaaaaaaaaaatgccataatAATAAACCCAAACAAAGACACTCCACTTGCTGCCACGTCCTCTAAGCGGTTTGGCGGGGCGGGTATTTACAAGCCGACAGCCGATAGACTGCAACCGGACAGGCGGCCGCCCGCCGGAGTTTCCGAACTGCGATCCTTCTCACCCAAAGAAAACAAGGGGGTTATGATCCATGATCAACAACATGCTAAAGTTAAacaagaaaaatggtacaaaatagaaattattacCATACATGTCCAGCATGCaggattaatatttttaatgcagattttcgtatttttttctatataatcGAGCAGGCAATAAAATTGATGAGATTTGCGCGCAGAACGTCCTAACTGAGGCCCGCGTCTCGGGGCTGAAAGCCAGTGTTCTCCGGACCCAGGACAGAGAGGTCCGCCTCTGTCCTTCCTTCGCTCAGCCTCGCCTCGCGCCTGCCGGAACGGGCCGCCAGGgtcccttctcctttcctctcctcgCTGCTCTGTTGCTGGGCTGGATTACGCTCCGGACTGAGGCAGCTGCCCCGGCTTAACGCGCAAAAGTTCAGGAAGCCAGGAGTCTCCAGACGGCCTTGGCGACTCCTCGCGACTATGCCTTGCCGCCCTCCAGCCTGGAGAAAAGTTGCTCTGGGACTTCCCACCCCCTTGCCTCTCTCTGGCTCTGCTCGAGTCTAGGAGGCGGCGCTGGCGCGCGCCGCGCTCGATTTGGCCAAGGTCCCCTGCCTGCCCGCGCGCCCTCCCGTCGCCCGCGTCCCGCGCGCCCTTCCTCCCTCCAGTCGAACAGGTCAAGGCTGGGGCCGTGGCAGGGACAGGGTCCGGGGGAGTCCGGGGCTAGGGATACGGGACGGGGGAGTCCGGGCCGGGGCAAGGGCGGGGGCCGGGAGCGGCCACGACTCACAGAAAGAACTCGGGAGAGGAGGGGCTGTCGCTGGTGGAGCCCGCCTCCCTGAAGCCGGAGTTGGCGAGTTTCTCGCACTTGACCTTGTAGGCGTCTCTTTCGCGGGCCAGCCGGGACACCTCCTGCTTAAGCTGCTCCACCTGCTGAATGAGCTGCGTCTTCTCATTCTCCAGGTGGTGTTTCTGCTGGACGCGTTTATACCTGCACGACTGGGCGTAGCCCCGGTTCTTCAGGGTCCGCCGCTTCTGCTTCAGGCGGATCACCTCGTCCTTGGTGAAGCCCCGCAGGTGGCGGTTCAGCTCGCGCACGGACATGGACACGAGCTGGTCGTCGGAGAAGCGGTCCTCCACGCTGCCGCTACCACCAGCCGCCGTCGCCGCGGCCGCCGCGTGCGGGCCAGGCCCGGGGTGGCTAGTGGGCAGCTGCTGCGCGGGACTGGCCGCGCTGGACGGCGGCGGCGacgcttggtggtggtggtgatggtgcggGTGCGCGTGCGGGCCCAGCTCTTCGTGAGCCACTCCGGGGCCGGGGTACGCGTGGTGCGgatgtgggtggtggtggtgatggtgatggtgcgCGCCGCGGAAGCCGTCGAAGCTCTGCAACGGCTGGGGCACTGGGTGCGAGCCTATGAGCGCCTCCACCGCGTCCTCGGGCGTCAGGTTGAGCGCCTCGGGGTTCATCTGCTGGTAGTTGCTCGCCATCCAGTACAGGTCCTCAAGGTGAGTCTTCTGTTCAGTGGGGCTGAAGCTGGGCGACGAGGGCACCGAGCTGCACGGCGTGCTGAGCGGTGTGGACGACACCGAGCCGGCTGGCTGCAGGCGCGTGCAGGGCCGGCCCGGGCGCTCCGCGCGCCCCAGCGGCTCCTTCTTTACGTCGAACTTGAGCAGGTCGAAGTCGTTGACGTACTCCATGGCCAGCGGGCTGGTGGGCAGCTCGGGCCCCATGCTCAGCTCCGCGGCCATCGCTGACGCGAggcgcagccgccgccgccgcccgggaAACTTTGCGGCCGGCCGGGACGCGCCGAGCCGGGAGCTGGGGCGAAGAGCGGTGAGCCCGAGAGGCGAGGAGCCGAGGGCGCAGCGGGCCGGGGCCGCCGGCCAAGCCTTTGTCTGGGGATGCGGCGGCGCGCCGGAGAATCCCGAGCCTGCCTGCGCCGCCCTAGAGCTCGGGGCTGTGGCCGCGCCGGGGCCGGGCAGGGCCGGGAGTGAGTGGAGAAGCGAGCGGGGCGCGCGGCCGGGCGGAGGGGAGGCGCCGGGCAAGCGCCCGCGGCTCGCTCTCTAGCTCTCTTGCTCTTGGGCTCTCTGGATCGCAGCCGCTCGCAGCCCGGCGGTGCAGCTGTGCGGGATCCGGCGCCGCTGCTGCCTTTTATCGCCTCCCTGATGTCACCGGGGCGCGGGGGCCCGGGCAGCCCGGCGCGCTGGCCAATGGCTGCACGGGCCCCGCGGCCGGGCGGCGCAGGGCGGGGCGCGCCTGACAGCTCCTCCGCCCCCCGAGTCAGCTGACTGGCGGCGCGAGCAGTCGGAGAGCCGCCGAGGCCTGGCGGAGGGCTGAAGCCGAGAGGGACCGCCGGCCcgggcccagcccccaccccaccctctcggTGTCCCGGCCCCCGCCCGCTCGCCTTCGGTGCGcgcccccctccctgcccccggcCGGGCCGCCACCTCCACCCCTTCCTTCGTGCGCTGTCCTCCCTCTTTACCCTTGGTTCCCCCAACCCGTGTCCCCCAAGCCACAGAGGCTCAGAATGAGCGCCAGGACGACACCTCTCGAGTCCATTGTTCCCAAGCGTCCCCTGCTCGGTGGGAGATGCTCCGTGTGCCGAGCGGCCGCGTGTGTGCAGTGCGTGGCTGTGTTTCTGCAGGTCTGCGCATATTTGTGTGTTAGGGTGGCGGGGTTGGGACTCCAAGAGTTATGTTCAAATCCAACTCAGTCTCAGGGGACCCTCCTCGAGGCCAAGCGGGAGCCGTCCCCCTCCTGGCGGGTGCGGTGGCCGAATCCTGAGATCGGCCTCGGTTCCCCACACACCCCACCCACAAATGCACGAGATGAAGGGAGCAGGGGAAGAACTGGTCCAAAGGTTCCGAAGCTCTCTCCCCAGCCAAACGCGGAGAATCCACTGAGTTCTCCATGCTGGGCACTGAGGCCAGTGCAGGACGGTGCTCCGGGTGGCTCCCGGCTGCTGGGAAACCGGCCCTGTTTTTGTTTGAACGTTTTGTAACGATTAAGCAGATCCCGGCGTCAGCCGGAGAAGGAGAGGCTCAAACAGGCATAAAGTGCGACTCCAAGTGGCCACTGTGCGCAAAGACGCGCCGAATCGCGGGGCCCGCAGCGGGAAGGCTAGACTGACCACTCGGACCTAGCTGGGTCTTCCCAACCGGCCCAACCCAAGGCGACCCGGAACGTAATCTGTGTGTGCACCGGAGCCCAAGACAGTTTCTTCTTGAGCCACACACAGGTCCTCAGTTCGGTCCTCGGACTCAGCCCCGAGTTCCGCGCTGATCTCCCCTCATGAAACTCGCCCTCCAGCTCCGGGGGTCAGGGGTCggaggagcagggagggatgcCTGGAGGCGGCTCCTTGCACGGGAAGGTCCTAGGCCGAATTAGAAGGATGGCCGAAAGCGGAAACGCCACTGCGAGGGGCCCCAGGGTTGTCCGATGAGAAACCAACCCCGAGCGCAGACGGAGACCCCTGAGCGCACCACACTGAAGCATCCATACAGTGCCTGAGCGCTGCGCACCTTCTCTATCGGGTACAGGGTGGCCCGAAATATGAGCTCTGGAGACCCCGGCCCGGGCGCAGAAGCCGGATAAATCGCGAATTCGCTGTAACCGGAGACACGACCCGCCTCCGGCGTCGCCTTCTGCTCTTCGGCTTTGCGCGAGTGCAGCGAAAGACAGGAGAAGCGCGCACTGGGTGAGTGTGTCCTGGCCGCCGCCTATGCAGGATCCCCgttccccctaccccaccccgccGCAAGACCGACGCCAGGATCGGGTGTGCACGCTCATGCGGCGACGGCCAGACGTGGTTTTTTAAGTGTGCGAAGGTAAAATATTTGCCTCCAGTCAATTTTGAAAACTCTGTTC belongs to Bos indicus isolate NIAB-ARS_2022 breed Sahiwal x Tharparkar chromosome 13, NIAB-ARS_B.indTharparkar_mat_pri_1.0, whole genome shotgun sequence and includes:
- the MAFB gene encoding transcription factor MafB, with product MAAELSMGPELPTSPLAMEYVNDFDLLKFDVKKEPLGRAERPGRPCTRLQPAGSVSSTPLSTPCSSVPSSPSFSPTEQKTHLEDLYWMASNYQQMNPEALNLTPEDAVEALIGSHPVPQPLQSFDGFRGAHHHHHHHHPHPHHAYPGPGVAHEELGPHAHPHHHHHHQASPPPSSAASPAQQLPTSHPGPGPHAAAAATAAGGSGSVEDRFSDDQLVSMSVRELNRHLRGFTKDEVIRLKQKRRTLKNRGYAQSCRYKRVQQKHHLENEKTQLIQQVEQLKQEVSRLARERDAYKVKCEKLANSGFREAGSTSDSPSSPEFFL